One region of Bombyx mori chromosome 27, ASM3026992v2 genomic DNA includes:
- the LOC100301506 gene encoding male reproductive organ serine protease 1 precursor (The RefSeq protein has 2 substitutions compared to this genomic sequence), whose translation MVILRLFLVYLAVNFVDLVGEKAFQACQQYGQTMLECHNILYPSARVKIPIDILLYPHMVLIGFRKEIQDAPVWKCGGTLISNTWVLTAAHCAEDPHEGPASVLRVGTATFEFDEVDELAQERTVLKVISHPQYEPPSKYNDIALMKANPPFLLTRDIRIACLPSDDKENYKSLTATGFGVTYSGAMKGSETLMSVDVSIVNRSFCNQSMKYLIKRKILARGIIETQLCAGDFEHGGKDTCQGDSGGPLQVMEDGVDCIHTFPLHTVVGVTSFGRDCGRKLSPGIYTKVSEYVEWIEGIVWP comes from the coding sequence ATGGTAATATTGAGGTTATTCTTAGTCTATTTGGCCGTGAACTTTGTGGACCTCGTTGGAGAAAAGGCATTCCAGGCATGTCAACAATACGGTCAAACCATGTTGGAGTGCCACAACATTCTATACCCCTCAGCTAGAGTGAGAATTCCAATTGACATTCTCTTATACCCACACATGGTCCTCATTGGGTTTAGAAAGGAAATTCAAGACGCACCAGTCTGGAAATGTGGTGGAACTTTGATCAGCAACACTTGGGTTCTAACAGCAGCTCACTGTGCTGAGGACCCGCATGAAGGACCCGCCAGTGTATTAAGAGTTGGTACAGCGACCTTCGAATTTGATGAAGTGGATGAACTCGCCCAAGAACGAACCGTACTTAAGGTTATCTCCCATCCACAATACGAACCGCCTTCGAAATATAATGATATAGCGCTAATGAAGGCTAATCCTCCCTTCCTATTAACAAGAGATATTAGAATAGCATGCCTCCCATCTGATGATAAGGAGAATTATAAAAGTTTGACTGCAACAGGATTTGGCGTCACTTATTCTGGTGCGATGAAAGGCAGCGAGACTCTCATGAGTGTGGATGTAAGTATAGTCAACCGGAGTTTCTGTAACCAATCGATGAAATACTTGATCAAGAGGAAGATTTTGGCTCGTGGGATAATCGAAACTCAATTATGCGCTGGTGATTTTGAGCACGGCGGTAAAGATACGTGCCAGGGTGATTCGGGCGGCCCTCTCCAAGTAATGGAAGACGGAGTGGACTGTATTCACACGTTCCCTCTGCACACGGTCGTAGGAGTGACGTCTTTCGGACGGGATTGCGGAAGAAAACTGTCTCCGGGAATTTATACTAAAGTATCTGAATACGTCGAATGGATTGAAGGCGTCGTTTGGCCGTGA